Proteins co-encoded in one Bacillus infantis NRRL B-14911 genomic window:
- the spoIIIAD gene encoding stage III sporulation protein AD produces MEIFQIAGISLVATFLALVVKEQKPNFAFLLVVFTGCSIFLFLVDQIYAIIHMLEKIAVNAKVNLVYVETILKIIGIAYIAEFAAQITKDAGQGAIASKIELGGKILILAMAIPILTVLIESIIQLIPS; encoded by the coding sequence ATTGAGATCTTTCAAATAGCAGGCATCTCGCTGGTTGCAACCTTCCTTGCACTCGTCGTAAAAGAGCAGAAGCCCAACTTTGCTTTTCTGCTCGTTGTCTTTACCGGATGCAGCATTTTCCTGTTTCTCGTTGACCAGATTTATGCCATCATCCATATGCTTGAAAAGATTGCGGTAAATGCCAAAGTGAATCTTGTCTATGTAGAAACGATCCTCAAAATTATCGGGATCGCTTATATAGCGGAATTTGCGGCCCAGATTACGAAGGATGCAGGACAGGGTGCAATTGCCTCGAAAATTGAGCTCGGCGGCAAAATACTGATTCTGGCGATGGCCATCCCGATCCTGACTGTCCTGATTGAATCGATCATTCAGCTGATACCAAGTTAA
- the spoIIIAC gene encoding stage III sporulation protein AC, giving the protein MGLEVDIIFKIAGVGIVVAFLHTILDQVGKKEYAQWVTLFGFIYILFMVASIVDDLFQKIKSVFLFQG; this is encoded by the coding sequence ATGGGATTAGAGGTTGATATTATTTTTAAAATTGCCGGAGTAGGGATCGTAGTCGCCTTTTTGCACACCATTTTGGACCAGGTCGGAAAGAAAGAGTACGCACAGTGGGTCACTTTATTCGGCTTTATCTATATCTTGTTTATGGTTGCCTCGATTGTGGACGACCTCTTTCAAAAAATTAAGTCGGTATTTTTATTTCAAGGATAA
- the spoIIIAB gene encoding stage III sporulation protein SpoIIIAB has protein sequence MMKIIGACFIILATTWAGFEASKHLNERPRQLRQLKSALQSLEAEIMYGHTPLHEAARRLAAQLSKPLSWFFESFSKKLTDSETTVRAAWEESLKEVWKLTAFKQGEFEIMKQFGETLGRHDRFSQQKQIMLALSHLEREEADAYEKQAKYERMVKSLGFLSGLLLIILLI, from the coding sequence ATGATGAAGATCATCGGCGCCTGTTTCATCATCTTAGCCACTACATGGGCAGGATTTGAGGCATCAAAACATTTGAATGAGAGACCGCGCCAGCTGCGGCAGCTTAAGTCAGCGCTTCAATCGCTGGAAGCGGAAATCATGTACGGGCATACACCGCTCCACGAAGCGGCAAGAAGGCTGGCTGCCCAGCTTTCAAAGCCGCTTTCCTGGTTTTTTGAATCTTTTTCAAAGAAGCTTACAGATTCGGAAACAACCGTCAGGGCAGCCTGGGAAGAAAGCCTGAAAGAGGTGTGGAAGCTGACGGCCTTCAAGCAGGGAGAATTTGAGATCATGAAGCAGTTCGGGGAGACCCTCGGCCGCCATGACCGGTTTTCCCAGCAGAAACAAATCATGCTGGCACTCTCTCATCTGGAAAGGGAAGAAGCCGATGCTTATGAAAAACAGGCAAAATACGAACGAATGGTAAAAAGCCTTGGCTTCCTGTCAGGTCTCCTGTTGATCATTCTATTGATTTAA
- the spoIIIAA gene encoding stage III sporulation protein AA gives METVAAFLPKNLSDKLKNVPPEMMEHLEEIRIRIGRPLEVTAKGIPCFLPYTVGAEDAVHLMNKISHFSIYTLEEELKRGYITIEGGHRVGLAGKVILDGGKVKAIRDISSFNIRVAREKIGTADRLIPYLYSSGWLHTMVVGPPQTGKTTLLRDIARIVSSGAANPAIAAQKAGIVDERSEIAGSVSGIPQMTFGPRVDVLDACPKAEGMMMMIRSMSPDVLLVDEIGRQEDGEAIMEAVHAGIKLMMTTHGRSWEEIKNRPTLKQILESGIFERYVILDRTGGPGNIASILDKSGREIHREAAVNLA, from the coding sequence GTGGAAACAGTTGCAGCCTTTTTGCCAAAAAATTTATCAGACAAGCTGAAAAATGTCCCTCCTGAAATGATGGAGCATCTGGAGGAAATCAGGATCAGGATCGGCAGGCCGCTTGAAGTGACAGCCAAAGGCATTCCCTGCTTCCTGCCCTATACAGTCGGAGCCGAAGATGCCGTCCACTTAATGAATAAAATCAGCCATTTTTCAATCTACACTTTGGAAGAGGAACTTAAGAGGGGCTATATCACAATAGAAGGCGGACACCGGGTGGGGCTTGCCGGGAAAGTTATTCTGGATGGAGGGAAAGTCAAGGCCATCCGTGATATCTCTTCCTTCAATATCAGGGTGGCAAGAGAGAAGATCGGGACAGCAGACAGGCTGATACCCTATTTATATAGCAGCGGCTGGCTCCACACTATGGTAGTCGGCCCGCCCCAGACAGGCAAGACCACACTGCTGAGGGATATTGCCCGGATTGTCTCCTCTGGTGCAGCGAATCCAGCTATTGCGGCACAGAAGGCCGGCATAGTGGACGAGCGGTCTGAGATTGCCGGAAGTGTCAGCGGCATTCCCCAGATGACCTTTGGGCCAAGAGTGGATGTCCTTGATGCCTGCCCGAAGGCGGAAGGGATGATGATGATGATCCGTTCCATGAGCCCGGATGTCCTGCTCGTTGATGAAATCGGCAGGCAGGAGGATGGGGAGGCCATCATGGAGGCTGTCCATGCGGGAATCAAGCTGATGATGACAACCCATGGACGTTCATGGGAGGAAATAAAGAACAGACCGACATTAAAGCAGATTCTTGAAAGCGGAATTTTTGAAAGATATGTGATTTTGGACCGGACAGGCGGCCCCGGAAATATTGCATCAATTCTGGACAAGTCAGGCAGGGAAATCCATCGGGAAGCGGCGGTGAACCTGGCATGA
- a CDS encoding uracil-DNA glycosylase family protein encodes MLFTRYKEEIKKLPLKETYTKEDLLHPGLLIEKYGALQIYYSPHNEYVNSRAQVLILGITPGWAQMNKSITLARHLIGKVPDSEMLKRVKAEGRFSGPMRKNLAEMLDSIGLAECLGIDYSMKLFHDDDSILHTSSLVKYPVFNKGKNYTGHAPELGRSPFLLSYAEETFRTDIQPLDSPLIIPLGKAADSILEGWINSGLIKPELCLSGFPHPSGANGHRFRHLEEKKEELAGKIRKYFS; translated from the coding sequence ATGCTGTTTACCAGGTATAAAGAGGAAATTAAGAAGCTTCCTTTAAAAGAAACATATACAAAAGAAGACCTGCTGCATCCGGGATTGCTGATTGAAAAATATGGTGCTCTTCAGATCTATTACTCGCCCCATAATGAATATGTGAATAGCAGAGCTCAAGTGTTGATACTTGGCATTACGCCTGGATGGGCGCAAATGAACAAAAGCATCACGCTCGCAAGGCATTTGATTGGAAAGGTTCCTGACTCAGAGATGCTGAAGAGGGTGAAAGCAGAAGGACGCTTTTCAGGACCCATGAGAAAAAATCTGGCGGAAATGCTGGACAGCATTGGCCTGGCCGAGTGCCTTGGCATCGATTACTCCATGAAACTCTTTCATGATGATGATTCTATCCTTCATACATCCTCACTTGTAAAATATCCTGTTTTCAATAAAGGAAAGAACTACACAGGCCATGCCCCGGAATTAGGCCGGAGCCCGTTTCTGCTGAGCTATGCAGAAGAAACATTCAGAACGGATATACAGCCGCTGGATTCTCCCTTGATCATCCCCCTCGGCAAGGCGGCTGACAGCATATTGGAAGGATGGATAAACAGCGGGCTGATCAAACCTGAACTCTGTTTATCTGGATTTCCCCATCCCTCCGGGGCAAATGGACATCGTTTCAGACACCTTGAGGAAAAGAAGGAGGAGCTGGCAGGCAAAATCAGAAAGTATTTTAGCTGA
- a CDS encoding SIMPL domain-containing protein — MYKNQGISGQPLQKQGRNTIRVTGKGTVEVKPSKAETIFGVSAESSSLAEAQAEAAQTISRIQDALIRIGLPEESIQTSNYSVFPQYDFQDGKQIFRGYKAEHLLRVIVSPVEAAGRVLDTAAENGANIISSVRLLADEAKPQKQALSLAVIDAYEKASVIAKTLHVQLVKTPAAVTEGIIAPGQPIQGEAGMFVKSAAAGTSIEPGTMEVTAYVTADFVY, encoded by the coding sequence ATGTATAAAAATCAAGGCATTTCAGGGCAGCCCCTCCAGAAGCAGGGCCGGAACACCATCAGGGTCACAGGAAAGGGAACCGTCGAAGTAAAGCCAAGTAAAGCGGAGACCATCTTTGGCGTTTCGGCCGAGAGCAGTTCCCTGGCTGAGGCACAGGCGGAAGCGGCCCAGACGATCTCCAGGATTCAGGACGCTTTAATCAGGATTGGACTGCCGGAAGAAAGTATACAGACAAGCAACTATTCCGTTTTTCCGCAATACGATTTTCAGGATGGGAAACAGATTTTCAGAGGGTATAAGGCAGAGCATTTATTAAGGGTGATTGTTTCACCTGTGGAAGCTGCCGGCCGAGTATTGGATACCGCTGCAGAAAACGGAGCGAATATCATTTCTTCCGTCAGGCTTTTAGCCGATGAAGCAAAGCCTCAGAAGCAGGCTCTGTCACTCGCGGTCATAGATGCCTATGAAAAGGCTTCTGTTATTGCAAAGACCCTTCATGTACAGCTGGTTAAAACACCAGCAGCAGTCACTGAAGGAATCATTGCCCCCGGCCAGCCAATACAAGGGGAAGCCGGCATGTTTGTAAAAAGCGCGGCCGCTGGTACTTCAATAGAACCTGGCACTATGGAAGTTACTGCCTATGTTACAGCAGACTTTGTATATTAA
- the efp gene encoding elongation factor P — protein sequence MISVNDFRTGLTIEVDNGIWRVMDFQHVKPGKGAAFVRSKLRNLRTGAIQEKTFRAGEKVGKAQIDNRRMQYLYASGDQHVFMDNESYEQIELPENSIEYELKFLKENMEVQIMMYQGETLGVELPNTVELEVTETEPGIKGDTASGGTKPATLETGLIVQVPFFINQGDVLIINTTESSYVSRA from the coding sequence ATGATTTCTGTAAATGATTTTCGTACAGGATTGACAATCGAAGTAGATAACGGCATTTGGAGAGTAATGGATTTTCAGCATGTTAAGCCAGGAAAAGGCGCAGCGTTTGTTCGTTCAAAGCTCCGCAACCTGCGCACCGGCGCTATCCAGGAAAAAACCTTCCGTGCCGGCGAGAAGGTAGGCAAGGCGCAGATTGATAACCGCAGAATGCAATACTTATACGCAAGCGGCGATCAGCACGTATTCATGGACAACGAGTCTTACGAGCAAATTGAACTGCCTGAAAACTCTATTGAGTATGAGCTGAAGTTCCTTAAAGAAAATATGGAAGTCCAGATCATGATGTATCAGGGAGAAACGCTTGGTGTTGAACTTCCAAACACTGTTGAGCTTGAAGTGACAGAAACTGAGCCTGGAATCAAAGGTGATACTGCTTCTGGCGGAACCAAGCCTGCTACACTTGAAACCGGCCTGATTGTTCAGGTTCCTTTCTTCATCAACCAGGGAGATGTCCTGATCATCAACACAACTGAAAGCTCTTATGTGTCCAGAGCCTAA